ATGTCAAGTTGTGGAAAGGATGTTACATTTATTGCCAGAGGTGCTCATTTAAAGGCCATGGAGCAAAATGGTCTTATAATTCATTCTTCACGAAAGGGTAAAATAAATTTAAAAGATGTTAAATGTTCAAATGGCAGCGATGATATTGGAACGTTTGATGTGATATTTGTATGCGTCAAAGGATACTCCATAGATGAAATAATTCCAATAGTGAAAAAGGCCTCTAAAGATAAAACTGTAGTAATTCCAATTTTGAATACATTAACTGCAGGCCAAAAGCTAAAAAAGGCTTTACCAAAGGTAAATGTATTAGATGGCTGTATTTATGTAAGTGGATATGTATCTGCACCAGGGGAAATTACTCAAGGAGAGATGCTCTTTAGAGTTGTATTTGGACCTATGGAGAGCGGAGAATCAGATATAAAGTTATTAAGGAAAATAGAAAAAGATCTAAAAGAATGTCAAATCGATGCCATTGTATCAGATAACATAAAGAAGGATACTTTTAAAAAGTTTTCCTTTACTTCCCCTCTTGCATCTATTGGTGCCTATTTTGATATTAATGTAGGTAAAATCCAAAAGGAGAAAAAATATAGGGATATGTTTATAGATCTTCTTAAAGAATTGGAGCAAATTGCTAAGATTTTAAATATTAAATTAACATGGGATTTAGTAGAAGAAAATCTGAAGATTTTAGATGGGCTTGATCCAAATATAACAGCTTCTATGCAGAAGGACATAAAAAGAGGCAGACAAAGTGAAAAAGATGAACTCATATTTGATATAGTGAGAATCGCCGAAAAAAATGGAATTGAAGTTCCATGTTACAGAAAAATAGCACAGCATTTTGACTATTAAAATATTGGTAGCTAATTAAAAAAAATTTATTGTTAAGATATTTAAAACAAAATCTTGTACATTGAAGCTTAAGTCCAGATTAATAAGTATATTTTAATTCGCCAATATATTTAAATTTTTATATAAAGACAGAGCATATAGCCTAAAAACTATATTCCTGTCTTTATATATTTTAACTTCATAACTAAATCTTATTTTAAAAATAAAGATCTCTTTCTCCAGCTTCTATTCTCTTTAATCTTTTTATGGTTTCTTCTTTAGCCTTTTCAGAGGTTATATCCTGAAGATTCTTTTCTATGGTTTTTTCACCAATTTTCTTTAATTCATCATCGGCATAATCCAGTAAAAATTCCTTAAAAGTCATAATAGCATTTGGAAGGCAGCAGTTGTGAATATTACCAGTCTTTGCAAGGCTCATAAATCTTTCACCAGTTCTGCCTTGTCTGTAACAGGCAGTACAATAACTTGGAATATAGCCGTTATTGCATAAAAGTTTTAATATTTCAATAGGAGTTCTATGATCACTTACTACAAACTGAGAAGCTGCTGGAGTAGGAGCTTCACCATATTCATCTTCATAGCCGCCTACATCTGTACAAGAACCAGCACTTATTTGAGAAATACCTACAGCTATAACTTCTTCTCTGAAATTAGGCTCCTCTCTTGTGGAAAGAATCATTCCAGTATAAGGCACAGCCAATCTTATTATGGCAACGAGCTTTTTAAAATCATGGTCTGAAACCAAGTATGGGAAATTTTCATAGTTTACTCCTTCTGCCGGTCTTAACCTTGGAACAGATATTGTATGAGGACCTACTCCATTAAATTTTTCTTCTAAGTGTTTCGAATGAAGGAATATGCCTATAGTTTCATATTTATAGTCATAGAGACCATATAAGACACCAATACCCACATCATCAATACCAGCTTCTATAGCTCTATCCATAGCTGTAGTATGATAATCATAGTCATGCTTTGGACCTGTAGGATGAAGTTTTGCATAAGTTTCTCTATGATAGGTTTCCTGAAATAGAGTGTAAGTACCAATGCCTGCTTCTTTTAATTTTTTATAATTTTCTACAGTAGTGGCTGCTATGTTTACATTAATTCTTCTTATAGAACCATTTCCTTTTTTCACGCTGTATATGGTTTTCATGCAATCAGTTATATAATCGATAGGACAGTTAACAGGATCTTCACCAGCTTCAATTACTATTCTCTTGTGGCCAAGATCTTCAATAAGTTCTACTTCTCTCATAAGCTCTTCTTTTGAAAGTTTTTTTCTGGTTTCTTTATTTGTACATTTATAACCGCAATATTTGCATCCATTTACACAATAGCTGCTTACATATAATGGTGCAAACATTACTATTCTATTACCATAAATTTCTTGTTTAATTTTTATTGAAGCCTGGTA
This genomic window from Clostridium pasteurianum DSM 525 = ATCC 6013 contains:
- a CDS encoding ketopantoate reductase family protein, with the protein product MKYLIVGTGGTGGCLGGYMSSCGKDVTFIARGAHLKAMEQNGLIIHSSRKGKINLKDVKCSNGSDDIGTFDVIFVCVKGYSIDEIIPIVKKASKDKTVVIPILNTLTAGQKLKKALPKVNVLDGCIYVSGYVSAPGEITQGEMLFRVVFGPMESGESDIKLLRKIEKDLKECQIDAIVSDNIKKDTFKKFSFTSPLASIGAYFDINVGKIQKEKKYRDMFIDLLKELEQIAKILNIKLTWDLVEENLKILDGLDPNITASMQKDIKRGRQSEKDELIFDIVRIAEKNGIEVPCYRKIAQHFDY
- the hydG gene encoding [FeFe] hydrogenase H-cluster radical SAM maturase HydG, whose amino-acid sequence is MSAVETEKADFIQDKVIREHLTKGTELAKDRNYIESLISKASEGHGLSIDEVSALLHVEDDDLLDKIYQASIKIKQEIYGNRIVMFAPLYVSSYCVNGCKYCGYKCTNKETRKKLSKEELMREVELIEDLGHKRIVIEAGEDPVNCPIDYITDCMKTIYSVKKGNGSIRRINVNIAATTVENYKKLKEAGIGTYTLFQETYHRETYAKLHPTGPKHDYDYHTTAMDRAIEAGIDDVGIGVLYGLYDYKYETIGIFLHSKHLEEKFNGVGPHTISVPRLRPAEGVNYENFPYLVSDHDFKKLVAIIRLAVPYTGMILSTREEPNFREEVIAVGISQISAGSCTDVGGYEDEYGEAPTPAASQFVVSDHRTPIEILKLLCNNGYIPSYCTACYRQGRTGERFMSLAKTGNIHNCCLPNAIMTFKEFLLDYADDELKKIGEKTIEKNLQDITSEKAKEETIKRLKRIEAGERDLYF